The Brasilonema sennae CENA114 genome includes a region encoding these proteins:
- a CDS encoding MvdC family ATP-grasp ribosomal peptide maturase gives MHSSRDVILLITHSGDFFTIDRVAEALSKKGAQPFRLDTDKFPLEVQLTAHFEKSKSYHTLKYGTRSISTQQVQAVWMRRIWEPELSKELAPQFRDACIRESQATLDGFWDSLKEARWVDDLECINAGQNKLRQLRVASEVGFTIPQTLVTNKAEAAREFFQQVNGKMVSKLLTPLSYGMQVTNSFFLYTSTVKEEDLLDAESLRYCPMVFQEQIPKQSELRVVYVNGNVFVGALDADVYSAAKVDWRKPGVDVGAWQHHELPDEVVSRLKTFMGKFGLLFGALDFIVTPSGEYVFLEVNPVGEWGMLERDLDLPISSVIADALLQKNDEG, from the coding sequence ATGCACTCGTCGCGTGACGTTATTTTATTAATCACTCACAGTGGTGATTTCTTCACAATAGATAGAGTGGCAGAAGCTTTGTCAAAAAAAGGGGCGCAACCATTCCGCCTTGACACTGATAAGTTTCCGCTAGAAGTTCAATTGACAGCACACTTTGAAAAATCCAAAAGCTATCACACGTTGAAGTATGGTACACGCTCTATCAGTACACAGCAGGTGCAAGCTGTTTGGATGCGACGCATTTGGGAACCAGAACTGAGTAAAGAATTGGCTCCACAGTTCCGAGATGCCTGTATTAGAGAATCACAAGCAACTTTGGATGGTTTTTGGGACAGCCTTAAAGAAGCCCGTTGGGTAGATGATTTGGAATGCATAAATGCTGGACAAAATAAACTGCGTCAACTGCGGGTTGCGTCTGAAGTAGGTTTTACTATCCCCCAGACTCTTGTCACCAACAAAGCTGAAGCCGCACGGGAGTTTTTCCAACAAGTCAACGGAAAAATGGTGAGTAAGCTATTAACTCCTCTTTCCTACGGTATGCAAGTTACCAACTCTTTCTTCCTTTACACCAGCACTGTAAAAGAGGAAGACTTGCTTGATGCTGAGTCACTGCGCTATTGCCCAATGGTTTTTCAAGAGCAAATTCCTAAGCAGTCGGAATTGCGGGTGGTGTATGTGAATGGCAATGTCTTTGTGGGGGCACTAGATGCAGATGTTTATTCAGCAGCTAAAGTTGATTGGCGTAAACCTGGTGTTGATGTTGGCGCATGGCAACACCATGAACTTCCTGATGAAGTCGTCAGCCGTCTCAAAACTTTTATGGGTAAATTTGGGCTTTTGTTTGGGGCGTTAGATTTCATTGTCACGCCATCAGGTGAATATGTGTTTTTGGAAGTTAACCCCGTAGGAGAGTGGGGAATGCTGGAACGAGATTTGGACTTGCCGATTTCGAGTGTGATCGCAGATGCCCTACTTCAAAAAAACGATGAAGGCTAA
- a CDS encoding MvdD family ATP-grasp ribosomal peptide maturase, which produces MTVLIITFSKDNESIPLVIKAIEAKGEKAFRFDTDRFPTEVQLDIYQGDSERIIITDGEQKLDLSEVSSVWYRRMRYGQKIPDTMDKQFRDASIEETRRTVRGMIASIKGFHFDKMSNVDVTNNKQLQLQVAREVGLLTPRTLTTNNPEAVKLFAQECKEQGIITKMLSSFAIYGEKGEEMVVFTNPVTDDDLENLEGLRFCPMTFQENVPKALELRTTIVGHRVFTAAVDSQSLEGSAFDWRKEGRALSNAWKPYDLPEDVEKKLLKLMASFGLNYGAIDIIVTPDGRHVFLEVNPVGEFFWMEVFSPHFPISQAIAEILLTTKK; this is translated from the coding sequence ATGACAGTTTTAATCATTACTTTTAGCAAAGACAACGAGAGTATTCCTCTGGTGATCAAAGCGATTGAGGCTAAAGGAGAAAAAGCATTTCGTTTTGACACAGACAGATTTCCCACTGAAGTGCAGCTAGATATTTATCAGGGTGATTCTGAGCGAATCATTATTACTGATGGCGAACAGAAGCTTGATTTGAGTGAAGTGTCTTCAGTTTGGTACCGACGGATGCGCTACGGGCAAAAAATTCCTGACACGATGGACAAGCAATTTAGAGACGCTTCAATTGAGGAAACTCGCCGCACTGTTAGGGGTATGATTGCCAGCATCAAGGGATTCCACTTCGACAAAATGTCAAATGTTGATGTTACCAATAATAAGCAATTACAACTGCAAGTTGCACGAGAAGTTGGTCTTTTGACTCCGCGTACCCTGACTACAAACAATCCAGAAGCTGTGAAGCTATTTGCCCAAGAGTGTAAAGAGCAGGGTATCATCACAAAAATGCTTTCTTCTTTTGCCATCTATGGTGAGAAGGGAGAAGAAATGGTTGTTTTCACCAATCCAGTTACAGATGATGATCTGGAGAATCTGGAAGGACTGCGTTTCTGTCCGATGACATTTCAAGAAAATGTGCCAAAGGCGCTGGAGTTGCGAACAACTATTGTGGGACACCGTGTATTTACAGCTGCAGTAGACTCGCAAAGTTTGGAGGGATCTGCTTTTGATTGGCGCAAAGAGGGAAGGGCGTTGAGTAACGCTTGGAAACCCTACGATTTGCCGGAAGACGTTGAGAAAAAACTTCTCAAACTCATGGCTTCTTTTGGCTTAAACTATGGGGCAATAGATATTATTGTTACACCGGATGGTCGGCACGTATTCCTTGAGGTTAACCCAGTTGGGGAGTTTTTTTGGATGGAGGTGTTTTCACCACACTTCCCGATTTCCCAAGCAATTGCGGAAATTCTACTAACTACCAAAAAATAA